A stretch of the Ischnura elegans chromosome 5, ioIscEleg1.1, whole genome shotgun sequence genome encodes the following:
- the LOC124159625 gene encoding uncharacterized protein LOC124159625 produces the protein MDVVTSSPYYPKSNGLAEAAVKTVKNILAKERDPWLGFLAYRASPMESGYSPAELLMGRKLRTTLPFHPTKLNPKWPSLTALRDKNKVIAERQKRNYDRRHRTKELPLLPAGATVWVRDRREYGTVVGESGHPRSYLIETGSGVIRRNRVALTLAERQPSISSDYEAFFPDLESTAKSHSPPETGVFRTRYGRLVRPPQRYTP, from the coding sequence ATGGATGTCGTAACTAGCAGTCCATACTACCCAAAGAGTAATGGACTAGCGGAAGCAGCGGTGAAAACGGTAAAAAACATACTGGCGAAAGAAAGAGACCCGTGGTTGGGGTTTCTTGCATACCGTGCATCACCCATGGAGTCGGGGTATTCCCCAGCGGAACTACTAATGGGACGTAAGCTGAGAACGACTTTGCCATTTCATCCTACGAAGTTGAATCCCAAATGGCCCAGCCTCACGGCCCTACGGGATAAGAATAAGGTCATCGCGGAGAGACAGAAGAGGAACTACGACCGACGACACCGGACGAAAGAACTACCCCTATTGCCTGCGGGAGCCACCGTTTGGGTGAGAGATCGTCGGGAGTATGGGACGGTTGTCGGAGAGTCGGGCCATCCCCGGTCCTATCTCATTGAGACGGGTAGTGGagtcatcaggaggaatcggGTGGCGCTGACATTAGCTGAACGGCAGCCGAGTATTTCGAGTGATTATGAAGCATTTTTTCCAGACCTCGAGTCTACAGCGAAGAGCCACAGCCCACCAGAGACGGGAGTATTCAGGACGAGATACGGACGACTTGTGCGTCCCCCTCAACGATACACTCCTTAG